One Aureibacillus halotolerans DNA segment encodes these proteins:
- a CDS encoding four-helix bundle copper-binding protein, which translates to MPNELLACYQACIDTLRASNECYDACLLETNPAELKECIRLTRECADMCAFAAQAISRKSPYVEQICALCAQICEACGHACGPHQHDYCQRCAKQCFQCAEACRAIFA; encoded by the coding sequence ATGCCAAATGAATTGTTAGCATGTTATCAAGCGTGCATTGATACTTTGAGGGCCAGCAATGAGTGTTATGATGCCTGTTTGCTTGAAACCAATCCTGCTGAATTAAAAGAATGCATTCGATTAACGCGTGAATGTGCGGACATGTGTGCATTTGCAGCTCAAGCGATTTCTAGAAAAAGCCCATATGTAGAACAAATTTGTGCGCTTTGTGCGCAGATTTGTGAGGCGTGTGGTCATGCATGCGGACCTCATCAGCACGACTACTGTCAGCGCTGTGCGAAGCAGTGCTTCCAGTGTGCTGAGGCATGCCGGGCAATCTTTGCATAA
- a CDS encoding DMT family transporter, whose protein sequence is MSWTMVLLLVFAILAGAAQPFQFNVNSQLRSWVGSPVTAAAISFFVGLICLTILSFFNGFFSQAKPLTQAPWWIWTGGLLGAFYVFSTIILTPRLGAAATVSFLLAGQLIAAMVMDHYGLLSLPVHEINLPRLVGAALIIAGIFLVQKF, encoded by the coding sequence ATGAGTTGGACGATGGTATTGCTTCTTGTTTTTGCTATTCTCGCTGGTGCTGCCCAACCTTTTCAGTTTAATGTGAATTCTCAACTCAGATCCTGGGTCGGTTCACCTGTAACCGCTGCAGCTATTTCGTTTTTTGTCGGCCTTATCTGTTTAACAATTTTATCGTTCTTTAATGGCTTCTTTTCGCAAGCCAAACCACTCACGCAAGCGCCATGGTGGATTTGGACAGGTGGATTGCTAGGCGCATTTTACGTGTTCTCAACGATCATTCTGACGCCTCGTCTTGGTGCCGCAGCGACCGTGTCATTTTTGCTTGCGGGACAGTTGATTGCCGCAATGGTAATGGATCATTATGGCCTTCTTTCTTTGCCCGTACACGAAATTAATCTTCCCCGTCTAGTAGGAGCTGCACTTATTATTGCAGGTATCTTTCTTGTGCAAAAATTTTAA
- a CDS encoding alpha-L-fucosidase: MEKEKLPLPSKAQQKWQDLEMGMFIHFGMNTFRAQEWGDGTDDPSHFHPTQLDCKQWARTAKQAGFSYCVLTAKHHDGFCLWPTKTTSYSVASSPWKNGDGDVVREFVEACKEEGLGYGLYLSPWDRNAPCYSDEEAYNDFYAAQLTELTTQYGQLVELWFDGAGSEGRRYDWQRIMAIVNEQQPDAMVFNMGAPTVRWAGNEDGVAPYPCWNAAEQAKVSMFTKDMTAWLPETSSWVPAECNAPIRKLRWFWRPNDEDTLRTADELMDMYYRSVGHGAQLMLNIAPDDRGLMPQADCDVVFGFSQKRKDVFHNMVGETSGQGPVHEVVFEQPQEVNHFILQEDISFGERIRAYKLEALIATGDWELLVEGSAVGHKKIDRIPTVRSTHFRLTVLDSLETPQIQTFKLYG, translated from the coding sequence GTGGAAAAAGAAAAACTTCCATTGCCTTCAAAGGCACAACAAAAGTGGCAAGATTTAGAGATGGGGATGTTTATCCATTTTGGAATGAATACGTTTCGCGCACAAGAATGGGGCGATGGCACGGATGATCCGTCACATTTTCATCCGACTCAGCTTGACTGCAAGCAATGGGCACGAACTGCGAAACAAGCGGGCTTTTCTTACTGTGTGTTAACGGCAAAACATCATGACGGGTTTTGCTTATGGCCGACAAAAACAACCTCCTATAGTGTTGCGTCATCACCATGGAAAAATGGAGACGGCGATGTCGTTCGTGAGTTTGTTGAAGCGTGTAAAGAAGAGGGTTTAGGCTATGGGTTATATTTGTCGCCTTGGGATCGAAATGCCCCTTGCTACAGTGATGAAGAAGCTTATAACGACTTTTATGCCGCTCAATTGACAGAGCTCACGACTCAATACGGTCAACTTGTAGAGCTATGGTTCGATGGGGCAGGTTCTGAAGGAAGGCGCTATGATTGGCAGCGCATTATGGCCATTGTTAACGAACAACAACCTGATGCCATGGTGTTTAATATGGGAGCCCCAACCGTTCGCTGGGCGGGGAATGAAGATGGAGTTGCCCCATATCCGTGTTGGAATGCTGCTGAGCAGGCGAAGGTTAGTATGTTCACAAAGGATATGACAGCCTGGTTGCCAGAGACCTCTTCATGGGTGCCAGCAGAATGCAATGCACCTATCCGTAAGCTTCGTTGGTTCTGGCGTCCAAATGATGAGGACACATTGCGCACTGCTGACGAACTTATGGACATGTATTATCGTTCTGTTGGCCATGGAGCACAGCTTATGTTAAACATCGCACCAGACGATCGCGGGTTAATGCCGCAAGCAGATTGTGATGTCGTGTTTGGGTTTAGTCAGAAGCGAAAGGATGTCTTTCACAACATGGTTGGAGAAACCTCAGGACAAGGTCCTGTTCACGAGGTTGTTTTTGAACAACCGCAAGAGGTAAACCATTTTATTTTACAGGAAGACATTTCGTTTGGAGAGCGGATTCGAGCGTACAAGCTTGAGGCGCTCATCGCAACAGGAGACTGGGAGCTCCTCGTTGAAGGGTCAGCAGTAGGTCACAAAAAAATTGACCGCATCCCGACAGTACGGTCAACACATTTTCGCTTAACCGTTCTTGATTCATTAGAAACACCGCAGATCCAAACGTTTAAATTATACGGTTGA
- a CDS encoding GAF domain-containing sensor histidine kinase encodes MDHLAMLKEIAKTLSTGTKLDNMLLAALKRLLDITGLQSGWVFFISKDGTHSLITEHGAPPALVNNDCRRLKEGGCWCKSQFLKGKLQKAVNILECQRLERAIEANDGLTNDTTHHATIPLMAGNEAVGLINVASPGKQHFAKEELELLETVAFQMGTSIKRFQLLEESYERQELLDKTSEFTGVLHRPNGPRTVQHVVEQMQLTYGWTFVSLTIDNQGFEVGSRQGKQFNAETSVDTQLSSLWLQIQNKTKVPQDVLETVMLHISVYVERIALEEEQQQLTRETERHRLAQELHDSVNQLLFSISLHTKGLSRGVPEGQLKDGLHHIQHVTEHALKQLKHLVSHRELPDIDDSLPDAIIHYGRLLQLDISVDIDPIISLSPSCLETVFRFIQEALNNARKHSTSEQVTVTMSKNNDQVTLQIRDNGNGVDVAELVEGFGVRHMRTRAAELQGTAKMTSDSDTGTTWTLVFPESEEPI; translated from the coding sequence ATGGATCATCTTGCAATGCTTAAGGAAATTGCCAAAACCCTATCAACGGGGACCAAGCTAGACAACATGTTGTTGGCAGCTTTAAAACGCTTGTTAGACATCACGGGACTTCAAAGCGGCTGGGTGTTTTTTATTTCAAAGGATGGGACCCATTCTTTGATTACAGAGCACGGAGCCCCTCCTGCACTCGTAAACAACGACTGTCGCAGACTAAAAGAAGGTGGTTGCTGGTGCAAATCGCAATTTTTAAAAGGAAAGCTGCAAAAGGCAGTCAATATATTGGAATGTCAGCGACTGGAGCGAGCAATTGAAGCGAATGATGGGTTAACAAATGATACGACTCATCACGCCACGATTCCTCTCATGGCGGGAAATGAAGCAGTCGGCTTAATCAATGTGGCTTCACCTGGAAAGCAGCATTTTGCTAAAGAGGAGTTGGAGCTGTTAGAGACAGTGGCATTTCAAATGGGCACCTCCATAAAACGCTTCCAATTGCTTGAAGAGTCATACGAACGCCAAGAACTTCTAGATAAAACAAGCGAATTTACTGGTGTGCTCCACCGACCAAACGGCCCTCGAACAGTTCAACATGTTGTTGAACAAATGCAATTGACCTACGGCTGGACCTTCGTCTCATTAACCATCGACAACCAGGGATTTGAAGTAGGCTCTAGGCAAGGCAAACAGTTCAATGCAGAGACGAGCGTAGATACACAACTTTCTTCGTTATGGCTTCAAATACAGAACAAAACAAAAGTTCCCCAAGATGTCCTCGAAACGGTGATGCTCCATATCAGCGTTTATGTAGAACGAATTGCTCTTGAAGAAGAGCAGCAGCAGCTGACTCGCGAAACAGAACGCCACCGCCTGGCACAAGAGCTTCACGATTCGGTGAATCAGTTATTGTTTTCGATTTCGCTTCATACAAAAGGACTTTCACGAGGGGTACCAGAAGGTCAGCTCAAAGATGGCCTTCATCATATTCAGCATGTGACCGAACACGCGCTAAAACAATTAAAGCACCTCGTGTCCCATCGAGAGCTGCCAGATATCGACGACTCATTGCCCGATGCTATTATCCATTATGGACGCCTGCTTCAGCTCGACATTTCCGTAGACATCGATCCAATAATTTCACTGTCGCCGTCTTGCTTAGAAACCGTCTTTCGTTTTATTCAGGAAGCGTTAAACAATGCACGCAAACACAGCACATCTGAGCAGGTGACAGTGACAATGTCAAAAAATAACGACCAGGTAACGTTGCAAATCAGAGACAATGGAAATGGTGTTGATGTTGCGGAGTTAGTTGAAGGTTTTGGGGTTCGACATATGAGGACACGTGCAGCCGAACTTCAAGGAACAGCAAAAATGACGTCAGATTCAGACACGGGGACAACGTGGACCCTTGTGTTTCCAGAAAGTGAGGAGCCGATTTGA
- a CDS encoding response regulator encodes MSISLLLVDDHKIVRQGLRFFFQSVEGISVLGEAETENEAVSQFITLQPDVVLMDLQLKSGDGIQATKRILTESPNAIIIVVTSFSDQDYVIPALQAGAKGYQLKDVDPEELAQTIFAAVQGGNAIHPSVMNHVLSHMTSEKDQRLATLTERELGVLIEISTGRSNKEIALELQISELTVKTHVSRLLSKLGVQDRTQAALFAIQVGVAKPPSFDV; translated from the coding sequence TTGAGCATTTCTTTACTTCTAGTTGATGATCACAAAATTGTCCGTCAAGGGCTTCGTTTTTTCTTTCAATCCGTTGAAGGAATCTCTGTTCTCGGTGAAGCCGAAACTGAAAATGAGGCAGTCTCACAATTTATTACACTGCAGCCTGATGTTGTTTTAATGGACTTACAACTCAAATCTGGGGATGGTATTCAAGCGACCAAGCGAATCTTAACTGAATCTCCGAACGCGATCATTATCGTAGTTACTAGCTTTTCAGACCAGGATTATGTGATTCCAGCGTTGCAGGCGGGAGCAAAAGGCTATCAACTCAAGGATGTTGATCCTGAAGAGCTTGCCCAAACAATTTTTGCTGCTGTACAAGGTGGAAATGCAATCCACCCAAGCGTTATGAACCATGTTCTTTCCCATATGACCTCGGAGAAAGATCAGCGACTTGCCACACTTACTGAACGAGAGCTGGGGGTGCTTATTGAAATAAGTACGGGAAGAAGCAATAAAGAAATTGCCTTGGAGCTGCAAATCTCTGAACTAACGGTAAAAACCCATGTGTCTAGACTATTAAGCAAGCTAGGCGTTCAAGATCGCACCCAAGCCGCGTTATTCGCCATTCAAGTCGGCGTTGCCAAGCCACCATCCTTCGATGTTTAA
- a CDS encoding S-adenosylmethionine:tRNA ribosyltransferase-isomerase → MNAFQKQLIPKDASIPPEKAGKSRSKVRLLHFDSLTKQMKHKQFERLPEVFRKGDVVVLNTSRTIPAVLHTMKGEEIRLSRQCRKGVWDVLFVKPPKRVFHRFPGGLTGKIVGRGSESPLIQMAFSLQGAVFFEHLYRHGDVVRYEHLSHPWSLRYFQTVYANEPGSVEMPSAGRAFTWKLINDLQRKGVKVESICLHAGLSYYGNDSWPSPALHPEPFTVSQKTVETIKHAKENGGRVVAVGTTVVRALESAHSPGGVLQPTKGETALYVTAESALSVVDGLLTGFHEFEASHLDMLTAFVTKEDLEAMYQEALKERYLWHEFGDMNLILPSKA, encoded by the coding sequence ATGAATGCATTTCAAAAGCAGCTGATTCCTAAAGATGCTTCAATACCACCTGAAAAAGCAGGAAAAAGCCGCTCAAAAGTACGCCTGCTGCATTTTGATTCATTGACCAAACAAATGAAGCACAAACAGTTTGAAAGACTGCCAGAAGTGTTTAGGAAAGGCGATGTCGTTGTTTTAAACACAAGTCGAACGATTCCTGCTGTGCTACACACTATGAAAGGAGAAGAAATCCGTTTGTCCCGACAATGCCGTAAAGGGGTATGGGACGTCCTGTTTGTCAAACCACCTAAGCGGGTTTTTCATCGATTTCCTGGTGGATTGACTGGGAAAATTGTTGGTAGAGGCAGTGAGTCACCTTTAATTCAAATGGCATTTTCGTTGCAAGGGGCAGTCTTCTTTGAGCATTTGTACCGTCACGGCGATGTTGTTCGTTATGAGCACTTGTCTCACCCTTGGTCACTACGCTATTTTCAGACAGTGTATGCGAATGAGCCTGGCTCGGTGGAAATGCCGTCCGCTGGGAGAGCGTTTACGTGGAAGTTGATTAATGACTTGCAAAGAAAGGGAGTGAAAGTGGAGTCAATTTGCCTTCACGCTGGCTTAAGCTATTATGGAAACGACAGCTGGCCATCACCAGCCCTGCACCCAGAGCCATTTACTGTCTCGCAAAAAACGGTGGAAACCATTAAGCATGCAAAAGAAAATGGCGGACGTGTCGTAGCTGTGGGAACGACGGTTGTGCGAGCATTAGAAAGTGCGCATTCTCCTGGTGGAGTTCTTCAACCGACAAAAGGTGAAACGGCGTTATACGTGACCGCTGAAAGCGCATTATCAGTCGTTGACGGTTTGCTTACTGGCTTCCATGAATTTGAAGCAAGCCATTTGGATATGTTAACTGCTTTTGTCACGAAGGAGGACCTTGAAGCAATGTATCAAGAGGCGCTAAAGGAGAGGTATCTATGGCACGAATTTGGCGATATGAACCTGATTTTGCCTTCAAAAGCTTAG
- a CDS encoding SDR family NAD(P)-dependent oxidoreductase, which yields MTEQANVMMIIGASKGLGRQLALHFSQKGYRLVLVARGEKNLKAVGEEIQLRSGKEPLVLQGDMSQEEDVERIVSVALAHYHRIDVLINNASVFGPGPSVLLDYPTDSFSDVLLTNVVGPFLMTRQVLPTMLAQGSGVVLTVTSEAGQTGFAEWGAYGISKFAVEGMIQTWADELEESGVRMHLIDPGEMDTEMHAIAVPDCDYPLARPADAIPLFERALHLEKSPLRIAASEEESE from the coding sequence ATGACAGAACAAGCAAACGTAATGATGATTATAGGGGCATCTAAAGGCTTAGGAAGACAATTGGCTCTGCACTTTAGCCAAAAGGGGTATCGACTTGTTTTGGTTGCACGAGGAGAAAAAAATCTAAAGGCAGTCGGAGAAGAGATCCAACTGCGTTCGGGCAAAGAGCCATTAGTGCTTCAAGGGGACATGAGCCAGGAGGAAGATGTTGAACGTATCGTTTCCGTTGCCCTAGCTCATTATCATCGGATCGATGTGCTGATTAATAATGCCTCTGTCTTTGGACCAGGGCCATCGGTTTTGTTAGATTATCCAACGGATTCGTTTTCGGACGTTCTTTTAACAAACGTGGTAGGTCCTTTCTTGATGACGCGCCAGGTGCTGCCAACCATGCTTGCTCAGGGTAGTGGCGTTGTCCTTACGGTAACATCGGAGGCAGGTCAAACTGGTTTTGCGGAATGGGGAGCTTATGGCATATCCAAATTCGCCGTTGAAGGAATGATTCAGACATGGGCAGATGAGCTTGAAGAATCAGGGGTACGGATGCATCTCATTGATCCAGGTGAAATGGACACGGAAATGCACGCCATCGCTGTCCCGGATTGCGATTATCCATTGGCACGACCGGCAGATGCCATTCCTTTATTTGAACGGGCACTTCATTTGGAGAAATCGCCTTTACGCATCGCAGCATCAGAGGAGGAGTCAGAATGA
- a CDS encoding restriction endonuclease, with amino-acid sequence MNIEAFFSGWISIGLSLLILITFIILIVKRRKRKKFDVAKITIADIDRMDGAEFEDYLAVLLSSIGLRTFQTAKSRDFGADLLIYSDEGVPFVIQAKRYSAKLGLQSVQEAFTAATFYGADRGIVVTSAEDVTLACWQLAEKTGTSILIREDIMELITLTKGGQVEEATQILLAMDYPELSAYTPNLKETYIERGRYQAGEYFMRKS; translated from the coding sequence ATGAATATCGAGGCATTTTTTTCGGGATGGATAAGCATTGGCCTTTCCCTTCTGATCCTCATCACTTTTATCATCCTCATTGTAAAACGACGAAAGCGAAAGAAATTTGATGTCGCAAAAATTACGATAGCGGATATTGATCGAATGGACGGGGCTGAGTTCGAGGATTACCTAGCTGTTCTTCTATCATCAATCGGCTTACGCACCTTTCAGACAGCGAAAAGCAGAGATTTCGGCGCTGATTTGCTTATTTACTCCGATGAAGGTGTGCCCTTTGTCATCCAAGCAAAACGTTATAGTGCCAAGCTTGGGCTGCAATCTGTTCAGGAGGCCTTTACAGCAGCGACCTTCTATGGGGCTGATCGGGGGATTGTCGTTACTTCTGCAGAAGACGTCACTTTAGCCTGCTGGCAGCTTGCCGAAAAAACGGGCACGTCCATCCTCATTCGAGAGGACATCATGGAGCTCATCACTCTCACAAAAGGAGGGCAAGTCGAGGAGGCAACACAAATCCTCCTCGCCATGGACTACCCTGAACTCTCTGCCTATACGCCGAATTTAAAAGAGACATATATAGAACGCGGCCGTTATCAAGCAGGGGAATATTTTATGCGTAAGTCGTAA
- a CDS encoding glycoside hydrolase family 13 protein produces the protein MEKSAVFHETTKKYACVCANETIVLRLKTKVNDIHSVNVIYGDPYEWKDKKWKASEQLMELIGETDVHQFWEARIAIPSKRLRYGFELIDFENESAFYSEKGWIDKCQMDPSDCFCFPYIHSSEQHDSPEWVKKTVWYQLFLERFANGDELNDPPGTLPWGSRRPKANDFFGGDLAGALQHMDHLVQLGITGIYLTPIFEATSNHKYDTIDYKSLDPAFGSTSTLKSFISACHEKGIRVMFDAVFNHSGILFAQFQDVLEKGNSSLYKDWFHFTEGSLQQSGQSLTYETFAFVETMPKLNTKNHEVKTYLLDVAAYWTKEFGIDGWRLDVANEVDHAFWKAFRHNMRAINPDLYILGEVWHDSSPWLDGDEFDGVMNYPFLSNALDLFARKSITPLQFTERMVSLQTMYPHTVTAHLLTLVGSHDTPRIKTECGNDAAVARLVFTLLFTYPGTPCLYYGDEIGLTGGMDPDCRQCMEWDEETWDRTLLDDIRMLIQLRNQESLLHNEGQLRWHRHNSLVCFSLEGTKETIYVVLNPTEEQAMTTFEQEGNWEDLLQNSALGHKKNLQLALLPGERAVLKVSQ, from the coding sequence GTGGAAAAATCAGCTGTTTTTCATGAAACGACAAAAAAGTATGCATGCGTTTGCGCTAATGAAACAATTGTACTCCGACTGAAAACAAAAGTGAATGACATCCATTCTGTGAACGTCATTTACGGCGACCCATACGAATGGAAGGATAAGAAGTGGAAAGCATCAGAGCAGCTGATGGAGTTGATTGGGGAAACCGATGTCCATCAATTTTGGGAGGCGAGAATAGCAATTCCCTCCAAACGACTACGCTATGGTTTTGAGCTAATAGATTTTGAAAATGAAAGCGCTTTTTACTCGGAAAAAGGGTGGATTGATAAGTGCCAGATGGACCCTAGCGATTGCTTTTGTTTCCCTTATATTCACAGCAGTGAGCAACATGATTCTCCTGAATGGGTAAAGAAGACGGTATGGTATCAACTATTTCTCGAACGTTTTGCAAACGGCGATGAGTTGAATGATCCTCCTGGTACATTGCCTTGGGGAAGTCGACGACCAAAGGCAAATGATTTTTTTGGAGGTGACTTAGCAGGGGCTTTACAGCACATGGATCATCTCGTCCAACTAGGCATTACGGGCATTTATTTAACTCCAATCTTCGAGGCAACATCAAATCATAAATACGATACGATTGATTATAAATCGTTGGACCCTGCGTTTGGATCAACCTCTACACTGAAATCTTTTATTTCAGCGTGCCATGAGAAAGGCATCCGTGTAATGTTCGATGCGGTGTTTAACCATTCTGGTATTCTTTTTGCTCAGTTTCAAGATGTGTTGGAAAAAGGAAACAGCTCACTTTATAAGGACTGGTTTCACTTTACTGAAGGATCACTGCAGCAAAGTGGGCAAAGCCTTACATATGAGACGTTTGCTTTTGTGGAGACTATGCCAAAGCTCAACACGAAAAACCACGAGGTGAAAACGTATTTGCTTGATGTCGCGGCGTATTGGACGAAAGAGTTTGGAATCGATGGCTGGCGACTTGATGTTGCCAATGAGGTTGACCATGCCTTTTGGAAGGCATTTCGTCACAACATGAGAGCCATTAATCCAGACCTGTACATTCTAGGGGAGGTTTGGCATGATTCATCTCCTTGGCTGGATGGAGACGAATTTGACGGGGTGATGAACTATCCGTTCCTCTCGAATGCCTTGGATCTTTTTGCACGTAAATCCATAACGCCATTGCAGTTTACGGAAAGAATGGTCTCGCTACAGACGATGTATCCACATACGGTGACGGCGCATTTGCTCACATTGGTCGGTAGCCATGATACGCCAAGAATCAAAACAGAATGTGGCAATGACGCCGCCGTTGCTCGTCTCGTCTTTACATTATTGTTTACGTATCCTGGGACCCCTTGCCTCTATTACGGCGATGAAATTGGTTTGACTGGAGGGATGGATCCAGACTGTCGACAATGCATGGAGTGGGATGAAGAGACATGGGATCGCACGTTGTTAGACGATATTCGTATGTTGATCCAGTTAAGGAATCAAGAATCCCTGCTCCATAATGAGGGACAACTACGGTGGCATCGCCATAACTCTCTTGTTTGCTTCTCTCTTGAAGGAACGAAGGAAACCATTTATGTCGTTCTAAATCCTACAGAGGAACAGGCAATGACGACATTCGAGCAGGAAGGGAATTGGGAGGATCTCCTTCAGAACAGCGCACTGGGGCACAAAAAGAACCTTCAGCTGGCGCTTCTTCCAGGTGAACGCGCTGTTCTAAAAGTATCTCAGTAA
- a CDS encoding sugar ABC transporter substrate-binding protein, whose product MKQHWLSLMTILMLVVLTACGPGRGDVQTSAPKPEEETSTPAASDESPEKPASLSVWVNDEETQREALESIFTSFEEDTGIQVETTPINMLDQVEALALDGPSGNGPDLFFQPHDRIGNIVLQNLAAPIDLGDAETDYTENALKAVTYEGETYGIPMVVETYATYYNKALVDAPETMEDVTAAAESLTNAANNEYGFLMEAANLYFSYPFFAGFGAYVFGHNEETGYDAADIGLANEGAIEGGQLISSWYENGYIPVEVNPDIINGLFAEGKVGIVINGPWALPDYQKGLGENLGTAPLPKLSNGNVPVSFVGVKSWMVNSYSENQHWAIELAKYISNEENSNHYFEVAGEMPANKSALEGDVITSNEYIQAFAEQVSYGEPMPSIPAMQQVWEPFNNALLFIAQGEDVEASLTDAKNTIQTNIEMSQGQ is encoded by the coding sequence ATGAAACAGCACTGGCTTTCATTGATGACGATTCTTATGCTTGTTGTACTCACAGCTTGTGGACCAGGTAGAGGAGATGTACAGACCTCTGCACCGAAACCGGAGGAAGAAACTTCTACTCCAGCTGCATCTGACGAATCGCCTGAGAAACCTGCAAGTCTTAGCGTTTGGGTAAACGACGAAGAGACGCAACGTGAAGCACTTGAAAGTATTTTTACGTCGTTTGAAGAAGACACTGGTATACAGGTAGAGACAACTCCGATCAATATGCTTGACCAAGTGGAAGCCCTTGCGCTTGATGGACCAAGTGGAAATGGGCCAGATTTATTCTTCCAGCCACACGATCGCATCGGCAACATCGTGCTACAAAACTTAGCTGCGCCGATTGATTTAGGAGATGCTGAAACAGATTATACGGAAAATGCATTGAAAGCTGTAACGTATGAAGGTGAAACATATGGGATTCCAATGGTCGTTGAAACCTATGCCACCTATTACAACAAAGCATTGGTTGACGCCCCAGAAACAATGGAAGATGTCACAGCTGCTGCGGAGTCGCTTACAAATGCAGCGAACAATGAATACGGTTTCTTAATGGAAGCGGCTAATTTATATTTCTCCTATCCCTTCTTCGCTGGGTTTGGGGCGTATGTGTTTGGTCATAACGAAGAAACCGGATATGATGCGGCAGATATCGGCCTTGCCAATGAAGGTGCGATTGAAGGCGGACAGTTGATTTCTTCATGGTATGAAAATGGGTATATCCCCGTTGAAGTAAATCCTGATATTATTAATGGCCTTTTCGCTGAAGGCAAGGTTGGTATTGTCATCAACGGCCCTTGGGCATTGCCAGATTATCAAAAAGGGCTTGGTGAAAACCTTGGAACCGCCCCATTGCCAAAGCTGTCGAATGGAAATGTCCCTGTTTCTTTTGTTGGTGTGAAGTCATGGATGGTAAACAGCTATTCAGAAAACCAGCATTGGGCCATTGAATTGGCAAAATACATTTCGAACGAAGAAAATTCAAATCATTATTTTGAAGTTGCTGGTGAGATGCCTGCCAACAAGAGTGCATTAGAAGGAGATGTCATCACGAGCAATGAATACATCCAAGCGTTTGCAGAACAAGTCTCCTATGGCGAACCAATGCCAAGCATTCCTGCCATGCAGCAGGTTTGGGAGCCATTTAACAATGCCTTATTATTCATTGCACAAGGAGAAGACGTCGAAGCTTCTCTAACTGACGCCAAGAATACGATTCAAACCAATATCGAAATGAGCCAAGGGCAATAA